From the genome of Salvelinus namaycush isolate Seneca unplaced genomic scaffold, SaNama_1.0 Scaffold2215, whole genome shotgun sequence, one region includes:
- the LOC120038483 gene encoding G-protein coupled receptor family C group 5 member C-like isoform X1, which produces MDHTLQRLHLLVPTAITLWSFPVSMAASVTPSGCGSNVGSLYYRLCDLSAVWGIVLEALAAAGVLVSIILFIVLLASLPFITDKNRMRSVGLHACFLISTLGLFCLTFSFIVGKDFATCASRRFLFGVLFAGCFACLLMQCVKLNLLARRGDRVPRASVLCLGALGLWLVEVVINTEWLIITVARYPFMLLNATGIALGTATNVPCNITNQDFVMALIYVLNLLLAVVVASLPTLCGKHKQWRQEGAFILVTGLLSVFIWVAWITMYVWGNLRTGGPSWDDPTLAIALVSNAWVFLILNTIPEICSLTGVEEGGAPGFGEDLSRGVGYENILKEQGAQSMFMENKAFSMDEPNFGPKVVSPYSGYSGQIHRSVYQPTELALISRGMGNQEMSHIPRASTNNSSVAHSGASILSARTDETANTQTQQGHSGNGLQKISQW; this is translated from the exons ATGGACCACACACTCCAGAGACTTCATCTCCTAGTCCCGACCGCCATCACTCTCTGGTCTTTCCCCGTCTCGATGGCCGCCAGTGTGACCCCAAGTGGGTGTGGCTCCAACGTAGGCTCCCTGTACTACAGGCTGTGTGACCTCAGTGCCGTATGGGGCATCGTGCTGGAGGCGTTAGCGGCAGCCGGCGTGCTGGTCTCCATCATCCTCTTCATCGTCCTCCTGGCCAGCCTGCCCTTCATCACAGACAAGAATAGGATGCGCTCCGTGGGCCTCCATGCCTGCTTCCTGATCAGTACCCTGGGCCTCTTCTGCCTCACCTTCTCCTTCATCGTAGGGAAAGACTTCGCCACCTGCGCTTCGCGACGCTTCCTCTTCGGAGTGCTGTTCGCCGGGTGCTTCGCGTGTCTTCTCATGCAGTGTGTGAAGCTGAACCTCCTGGCCCGCAGGGGAGATCGGGTGCCCCGGGCCTCGGTGCTGTGTCTGGGAGCCCTGGGACTCTGGCTGGTGGAGGTGGTCATCAACACGGAGTGGCTGATCATCACTGTGGCTCGATATCCTTTCATGCTACTCAACGCTACAGGGATAGCACTTGGCACAGCCACAAACGTGCCCTGTAACATCACCAACCAGGACTTTGTCATGGCGCTGATCTACGTATTGAATCTTCTCCTAGCTGTCGTAGTGGCTTCCTTACCCACCCTGTGTGGGAAACACAAGCAGTGGCGCCAGGAGGGAGCCTTCATCCTCGTCACGGGTCTCCTCTCTGTGTTCATCTGGGTGGCCTGGATCACCATGTACGTCTGGGGGAACCTGAGGACCGGCGGACCCAGCTGGGATGACCCTACCCTGGCCATCGCCCTGGTCAGCAACGCCTGGGTGTTCCTGATCCTCAACACCATCCCAGAGATATGCTCTCTGACCGGGGTAGAGGAGGGGGGCGCGCCAGGGTTCGGAGAGGACCTGAGCAGAGGTGTGGGCTATGAGAATATCCTGAAGGAGCAAGGAGCCCAGAGCATGTTTATGGAGAACAAGGCTTTCTCTATGGATGAGCCCAACTTCG GTCCCAAAGTTGTGTCTCCATACAGTGGCTATAGTGGTCAGATCCACCGTTCTGTCTACCAGCCCACTGAGCTGGCTCTCATCAGCAGGGGAATGGGGAAT CAGGAAATGTCTCACATCCCCCGAGCCTCCACCAACAACAGCTCCGTGGCCCACAGCGGGGCCAGTATCCTGTCGGCACGCACCGACGAGACAGCAAACACACAGACGCAGCAGGGCCACAGT GGGAATGGACTGCAGAAGATATCCCAGTGGTGA
- the LOC120038483 gene encoding G-protein coupled receptor family C group 5 member C-like isoform X2, which produces MDHTLQRLHLLVPTAITLWSFPVSMAASVTPSGCGSNVGSLYYRLCDLSAVWGIVLEALAAAGVLVSIILFIVLLASLPFITDKNRMRSVGLHACFLISTLGLFCLTFSFIVGKDFATCASRRFLFGVLFAGCFACLLMQCVKLNLLARRGDRVPRASVLCLGALGLWLVEVVINTEWLIITVARYPFMLLNATGIALGTATNVPCNITNQDFVMALIYVLNLLLAVVVASLPTLCGKHKQWRQEGAFILVTGLLSVFIWVAWITMYVWGNLRTGGPSWDDPTLAIALVSNAWVFLILNTIPEICSLTGVEEGGAPGFGEDLSRGVGYENILKEQGAQSMFMENKAFSMDEPNFGPKVVSPYSGYSGQIHRSVYQPTELALISRGMGNEMSHIPRASTNNSSVAHSGASILSARTDETANTQTQQGHSGNGLQKISQW; this is translated from the exons ATGGACCACACACTCCAGAGACTTCATCTCCTAGTCCCGACCGCCATCACTCTCTGGTCTTTCCCCGTCTCGATGGCCGCCAGTGTGACCCCAAGTGGGTGTGGCTCCAACGTAGGCTCCCTGTACTACAGGCTGTGTGACCTCAGTGCCGTATGGGGCATCGTGCTGGAGGCGTTAGCGGCAGCCGGCGTGCTGGTCTCCATCATCCTCTTCATCGTCCTCCTGGCCAGCCTGCCCTTCATCACAGACAAGAATAGGATGCGCTCCGTGGGCCTCCATGCCTGCTTCCTGATCAGTACCCTGGGCCTCTTCTGCCTCACCTTCTCCTTCATCGTAGGGAAAGACTTCGCCACCTGCGCTTCGCGACGCTTCCTCTTCGGAGTGCTGTTCGCCGGGTGCTTCGCGTGTCTTCTCATGCAGTGTGTGAAGCTGAACCTCCTGGCCCGCAGGGGAGATCGGGTGCCCCGGGCCTCGGTGCTGTGTCTGGGAGCCCTGGGACTCTGGCTGGTGGAGGTGGTCATCAACACGGAGTGGCTGATCATCACTGTGGCTCGATATCCTTTCATGCTACTCAACGCTACAGGGATAGCACTTGGCACAGCCACAAACGTGCCCTGTAACATCACCAACCAGGACTTTGTCATGGCGCTGATCTACGTATTGAATCTTCTCCTAGCTGTCGTAGTGGCTTCCTTACCCACCCTGTGTGGGAAACACAAGCAGTGGCGCCAGGAGGGAGCCTTCATCCTCGTCACGGGTCTCCTCTCTGTGTTCATCTGGGTGGCCTGGATCACCATGTACGTCTGGGGGAACCTGAGGACCGGCGGACCCAGCTGGGATGACCCTACCCTGGCCATCGCCCTGGTCAGCAACGCCTGGGTGTTCCTGATCCTCAACACCATCCCAGAGATATGCTCTCTGACCGGGGTAGAGGAGGGGGGCGCGCCAGGGTTCGGAGAGGACCTGAGCAGAGGTGTGGGCTATGAGAATATCCTGAAGGAGCAAGGAGCCCAGAGCATGTTTATGGAGAACAAGGCTTTCTCTATGGATGAGCCCAACTTCG GTCCCAAAGTTGTGTCTCCATACAGTGGCTATAGTGGTCAGATCCACCGTTCTGTCTACCAGCCCACTGAGCTGGCTCTCATCAGCAGGGGAATGGGGAAT GAAATGTCTCACATCCCCCGAGCCTCCACCAACAACAGCTCCGTGGCCCACAGCGGGGCCAGTATCCTGTCGGCACGCACCGACGAGACAGCAAACACACAGACGCAGCAGGGCCACAGT GGGAATGGACTGCAGAAGATATCCCAGTGGTGA